ACTCGCTCGCCCGACGTGGAGGCGGCCCGCACGGTGTGGTCCGCGACGCTGGGACTGACGGTCCAGAAAACAGGTATCCTCTGAGCCTCCCGCCATGGCGAAGCTCATCCTCCTGTCCGTCCTCATTGCCACCATCGCGCTGCCCGGTGCGGCCGCGCGCGATGCGCATCCCTGGCGGGGGATGAAGAAGGCCATCCTGTGGGTGGCCCTCTTCAACATGGCGTACGCATATGGCGTGCTCGTCCTCGTTCCCAGGTACGGGTTCGGGTGAGGGAAGGAAAGGCGTCAGACGTGATGGAGCTCCAACAGCTCACCGTCCTCCTCGTGGAGGACTCTCCGATGTTCCGCGTCATGCTGCGTGACATGCTCCAGCAGATGGGCGTGAAGAACGTGGTGGAGCAGCCCAACGGCAAGGCCGCCATGGAGTACCTGGCGGCCGGCGAGCTCAAGCCGGACCTCGTGTGCCTGGACCTGACGTTGCCGGACGTGTCCGGCTACGACGTCTGCGAGCACATCCGCCGCACGCCCGCCATCGCGCACGTGCCGGTGCTGATGGTGTCCGCGCGCAACCTGCCGGAGGACAAGGCCTACGCGGAAGAGGCCGGCGCCAACGGCTACCTGGGCAAGCCCTTCACGCCCGAGGAGCTGGAGAAGCGCGTGCGGCAGGTGCTCAAGGCCGCCATGCCCCGGGGCAGCGCGTGACCACGCCCGCCCCGCGCACGCCGCGCTCCGCCCCGCCCCCGCCGTACGTCCCCGAGCGCGAGGAGACGAACGCGCCGGCGGACCTCATCGACTGGGGCTTCCTGTTCGACGGGCTGGGCTTCGTGCGCAGGGCCATCTTCCGGCACTGGTTCCTGGGGCTGTGCATCGTCGCGGTGATGGCGGCACTGGGCTCGGCGGCGGCGAAGCTGATGCCGCGCAAGTACCACGTCGAGACGCGGATGCTGACGTACCGCAACCTCATCATCTCCTCGCTGGTGAACCCGGGCCGCTCCATCCCGGTGGAGGCGGATCAACCCACGCGCGCCGCGTGGGAGATGGTGCTCAGCCGCGGCAACCTCAAGTCCGTGGTGAAGAACGCGAAGCTGATTGAGTACTGGGACCACATGCGGTCCCCCTTGAGCCGCCTGAAGGAGCAGTACCTGAAGAAGGCGCCGCCTCCCATGACGGACGAGGAGAAGGAGGAGGCGCTCATCGCGATGCTGGAGACCAGCCTCATCGTGATGGCGGAGGGCGGCAGCGGCACGGTCACCATCGGGGTGGACTGGAGCGACCCGCAGATGGCCTTCAACATCGTGGAGGCCGCGGCGCAGAACTTCCTGGACATGCGCCACGAGTCGGAGATGGGCGCCATCTCCGAGTCCGTGAACATCCTCCAGGGCCAGGTGGCCAACGAGGCCGCGAACATCAAGCAGGCCATCGCGGACCTGGAGCGCGCGGTGCGGGCCGCGGATGCGCGCCGCAAGAAGAAGGAAGCGGACCCCAAGCAGGCCAGCGCGCGGCAGGCGCTGCTGGCGACGGACCACGCGCTCGCGCAGCTGAAGTTCCTGGTGCAGGCCAAGCGCCGCGCCATCCGCGACGTGGAGGAGTTCCGCGGCCGCCGCCTCACGGAGCTGCGCTCGCAGCTGGCGGAGCAGCGCGTCGTGTTCTCCCCGCAGCACCCGGTGATTGTCGACCTGGAGCAGCGCGTGGCGACGATGCAGGCGGACTCGCCGCAGCTGACGTCGCTGCGCTCCGAGGAGCAGTCGC
The sequence above is drawn from the Corallococcus sp. NCRR genome and encodes:
- the epsW gene encoding exopolysaccharide biosynthesis response regulator EpsW; the encoded protein is MELQQLTVLLVEDSPMFRVMLRDMLQQMGVKNVVEQPNGKAAMEYLAAGELKPDLVCLDLTLPDVSGYDVCEHIRRTPAIAHVPVLMVSARNLPEDKAYAEEAGANGYLGKPFTPEELEKRVRQVLKAAMPRGSA
- the epsV gene encoding PCP family exopolysaccharide biosynthesis protein EpsV; this translates as MTTPAPRTPRSAPPPPYVPEREETNAPADLIDWGFLFDGLGFVRRAIFRHWFLGLCIVAVMAALGSAAAKLMPRKYHVETRMLTYRNLIISSLVNPGRSIPVEADQPTRAAWEMVLSRGNLKSVVKNAKLIEYWDHMRSPLSRLKEQYLKKAPPPMTDEEKEEALIAMLETSLIVMAEGGSGTVTIGVDWSDPQMAFNIVEAAAQNFLDMRHESEMGAISESVNILQGQVANEAANIKQAIADLERAVRAADARRKKKEADPKQASARQALLATDHALAQLKFLVQAKRRAIRDVEEFRGRRLTELRSQLAEQRVVFSPQHPVIVDLEQRVATMQADSPQLTSLRSEEQSLIQEYLRMGGTDVDSATEGTSLAAGFGQPLAGAMLGTPDDPEVAVATDRMRMVVMRHQEKLRRLDQAQTELEISKVSMKHRYSVLLPALFPEKPSKPNPKLIAIAGVVGGVALAVFAAVALDILRRRVLEKWQVERLLKLPVLAELERR